A genomic window from Populus alba chromosome 19, ASM523922v2, whole genome shotgun sequence includes:
- the LOC118030111 gene encoding disease resistance protein RPV1-like, producing the protein MMSPSPSTPSTLTTAQPQGIKYDVFLSFRGEDTRVGFTSHLYDALNRKQILTFIDYQLVRGDEISASLLRTIEEAKLSVIVFSENYASSKWCLEELAKIIERRRNNRQIVIPVFYKVDPSHVRNQTGRFGDALARLIKKKALTMDKEQSFRDALTDAANLSGWSLGKSELESEFIEKIIGDVSNKLQAVSSSHTMGLFGIDVRVNKVESLLNMESPDVLIVGIWGMDGIGKTTIAQAVCNKVRSRFEGIFFANFRQELKTGSMADLQRSFLSHLLDQEIMNIGSFSFRDSFERERLRRKKVFIVLDDVDDFMPLEEWKDLLDGRHNSFGSGSKVLITSRDKQVLKNVVDETYEVEGLNDEEALQLFSSKALKNCIPTIDQMHLMEQIARHVQGNPLALIDLGSSLYGKSTVEWCSALNKQSIFL; encoded by the exons ATGATGTCTCCATCCCCATCTACTCCTTCCACCTTAACCACCGCCCAGCCACAAGGAATTAAATATGATGTCTTCCTTAGTTTCAGGGGAGAAGACACTCGTGTTGGTTTTACCAGCCACCTCTATGATGCTTTGAACCGGAAACAAATCCTAACTTTCATAGATTATCAGCTTGTGAGAGGAGATGAGATCTCGGCATCACTTCTGAGAACAATTGAAGAGGCCAAGCTTtctgtgattgttttttctgaAAACTACGCATCTTCCAAATGGTGCTTAGAGGAGCTTGCTAAGATTATTGAGCGTAGAAGAAATAATAGACAGATAGTTATTCCAGTATTCTACAAGGTGGATCCATCCCATGTAAGAAATCAAACAGGGAGGTTTGGGGATGCATTGGCTAGATTGATAAAGAAGAAAGCTTTGACGATGGACAAAGAGCAGAGCTTCAGAGACGCTTTGACGGATGCAGCCAATCTATCTGGATGGAGCTTAGGGAAGTCTGA GCTGGAGTCtgaatttattgagaaaatCATTGGAGATGTTTCGAACAAATTGCAAGCTGTGTCTTCAAGTCACACTATGGGTCTATTTGGAATTGATGTTCGCGTTAACAAAGTTGAATCTTTGTTAAATATGGAATCTCCAGATGTTCTCATTGTAGGGATATGGGGAATGGATGGTATCGGTAAGACAACGATTGCTCAAGCTGTGTGCAACAAGGTTCGTTCTCGATTTGAAGGAATCTTTTTCGCAAACTTTAGGCAAGAATTAAAAACTGGTTCCATGGCTGATTTGCAAAGAAGCTTTCTTTCACATCTGCTTGACCAAGAAATTATGAACATTGGCTCCTTTAGTTTTCGAGATTCTTTTGAGAGGGAGAGACTTCGTCGTAAAAAGGTTTTTATTGTTCTGGATGATGTGGATGATTTCATGCCTTTGGAAGAATGGAAAGATTTGCTTGATGGACGACACAATTCATTTGGTTCAGGCAGTAAAGTTCTCATAACAAGTAGGGACAAGCAAGTGCTTAAAAATGTAGTAGACGAAACATACGAGGTTGAGGGGTTGAACGATGAAGAAGCTCTCCAACTCTTTAGCTCAAAAGCCTTGAAGAATTGCATCCCCACAATTGATCAAATGCACTTGATGGAACAGATTGCACGGCATGTACAAGGCAATCCGTTGGCTCTTATAGATTTGGGTTCCTCTCTCTATGGTAAAAGCACTGTAGAATGGTGCAGTGCATTGAATAAACAATCCATATTTCTTTAG